DNA from Corynebacterium aurimucosum ATCC 700975:
TCTCCGCGATCTCTTCCTGGCTCGCCTTTTCCGCACCCCGAGTCACCACGGAATAGTGCGCCGCGGTCCCAGGCAGATCCATGGGCAGGCCCGCTGGGGTGGTCGAGGTGCTGAGCTTGGTGAAAGCATGCTTGACAATGCGGTCTTCGAGCGACTGGTAGCTCATAAACACCGCGCGTCCGCCAATGGACAAGGCATCCGTAATCACAGGGATGACCTGCTCAATAGCCTCAAGCTCGCGGTTGACCTCAACGCGCAGCGCCTGGAAGGTTCGCTTCGCTGGGTGACCACCAGTGCGGCGCGTTGCTGCGGGGATGGTGGCGTACAACAAGTCGACCAAGCGCGCGGAGTTGCCAAAAGGCTCCTTTTCCCTTTCCCGCAGAACTGCGGAGGCGATTTTGCCGGCGAAACGCTCATCGCCGTAGGTTTTCAGAATGCGGGCGAGGTCTCCGTGACTATAAGTATTGAGAATGTCTGCGGCGGTCATTCCCTGACGTGGGTCCATGCGCATATCCAACGGGGCGTCAGTCTTGTATGCAAAACCGCGATCGACCTGATCCAGCTGCATGGAGGACACTCCAAGGTCAAATAGCGCCCCGGCTATGCCGTGCTCCCGCGCGATGGAAAAGACCTCGCTTTCCCCCTCCGCGATGGCACTGCCCACCTCATCGAAACGCGCATTGACGCCCACGAAACGGTCGGCGAAGGGGCTGAGACGTCGAGAAGCACTGCTCAAAGAGGCAGAGTCACGGTCCACGCCAATGATGCGCACGGAGGGGAAGGTGGTGAGAAAGTATTCGCTGTGGCCACCGGCACCCAAGGTGCCGTCAACGATGACGGCATTCTCCCCTGCCGCTTCGATAGCTGGGGCGAGCAACTGGGCCATGCGCGCACGCATGACGGGGACATGGCCGTGGTTCTCGCTCACGTCGTAGTTGATGGTGCCGTCGTGCTCCACAGTTGCTGTCCCCCTTTCCGTTCAGGCGCTTAATGCTGCGGTCTGATGTTCTCGATAGAAAAGCGAGTGCGTATAGGGCCCTGTCCGAGGAAGGGTTCTGATGTCGGGGAAGTACACCAGCTCATCCTCCTCGGACAGAGTCCGTACACGCACTCTTGGTGCGCCGGAGCTGCTTTAGAGCAGCCCGGCAAGTACGTCATCGGCGTCTGCCGCCGAGTAAGCGTCTTCAGTTTGCGCCTGGTATTCAGCCCACGCGGCTGCGTCCCAGATTTCGAGGAAGTCGACCGACCCCACGACCACGCATTCCTTTGTCAGGTTTGCATACTCACGGTGGCCTGCTGACAGCGTGATACGCCCGTGCCCATCGGGGCGCTGCTCGTCCGCACTCGCTGCCAAGTTACGGATGAACGCACGCGCGTCCGGGTTGGTGCGGGACACAGCCGCCGCTTTCCTAGCTCGTGCCG
Protein-coding regions in this window:
- the rsmH gene encoding 16S rRNA (cytosine(1402)-N(4))-methyltransferase RsmH, whose amino-acid sequence is MEHDGTINYDVSENHGHVPVMRARMAQLLAPAIEAAGENAVIVDGTLGAGGHSEYFLTTFPSVRIIGVDRDSASLSSASRRLSPFADRFVGVNARFDEVGSAIAEGESEVFSIAREHGIAGALFDLGVSSMQLDQVDRGFAYKTDAPLDMRMDPRQGMTAADILNTYSHGDLARILKTYGDERFAGKIASAVLREREKEPFGNSARLVDLLYATIPAATRRTGGHPAKRTFQALRVEVNRELEAIEQVIPVITDALSIGGRAVFMSYQSLEDRIVKHAFTKLSTSTTPAGLPMDLPGTAAHYSVVTRGAEKASQEEIAENPRAASVRVRALERLEGTPSFHEPGGRP
- the mraZ gene encoding division/cell wall cluster transcriptional repressor MraZ: MFLGTYTPKLDDKGRLTLPAKFREELAGGLMVTKGQDHSLAVYPREEFAARARKAAAVSRTNPDARAFIRNLAASADEQRPDGHGRITLSAGHREYANLTKECVVVGSVDFLEIWDAAAWAEYQAQTEDAYSAADADDVLAGLL